One Bombus pyrosoma isolate SC7728 linkage group LG7, ASM1482585v1, whole genome shotgun sequence genomic window carries:
- the LOC122569145 gene encoding 7,8-dihydro-8-oxoguanine triphosphatase-like, producing the protein MSTKKVFSLVFIRKTIEILLGFKKRGFGKDKWNGFGGKVEPGESIFQGALRELKEECGLSAQKLKKVGILEFEFEGDEVLLEVHVFETYEYCGEVIESEEMRPKWYNLKDIPFKQMWPDDEYWFPYMLQGELFRGYFLYRGQDLILKYNIETMEELPALDRIS; encoded by the exons ATGTCTACAAAAAAAGTTTTTTCGTTAGTCTTTATTAGAAaaacaatagaaattttattgggCTTCAAAAAACGAGGATTCGGAAAAGATAAATGGAACGGTTTTGGCGGTAAAGTGGAACCAGgagaatcaatttttcaagGAGCTTTgcg cgaattaaaagaagaatgtGGTTTATCTgcacaaaaattaaaaaaggtcggaattttagaatttgaatttgagGGAGATGAAGTTCTATTAGAAGTTCATGTTTTTGAAACATATGAGTATTGTGGAGAGGTAATAGAATCTGAag AAATGCGACCAAAATGgtataatttgaaagatattcCTTTCAAACAAATGTGGCCGGATGATGAATATTGGTTCCCTTACATGTTACAAGGGGAATTATTCAGAGGATATTTTTTGTACCGAGGTCAAGACCTAATACTTAAGTATAACATTGAAACTATGGAAGAACTACCAGCATTAGATCGTATCTCTTAA